From one Thalassobaculum sp. OXR-137 genomic stretch:
- the rsmA gene encoding 16S rRNA (adenine(1518)-N(6)/adenine(1519)-N(6))-dimethyltransferase RsmA gives MTQPPAEKTVAARVAALPPLREAIAAAGMSARKSLGQNFLLDLNLTRRIARSAGDLTAGTTIEVGPGPGGLTRGLLLEGATHVVAIERDARAAEVLGPLIEASDGALTLIEDDALKVDLAALGPEPRRIVANLPYNVGTRLLLIWLRTPQAFESLTLMFQREVADRLTAAPGSEAYGRLTVLVTWLCEARKVMDVPPTAFTPAPKIWSSVVRLVPRTEPLAPADRTALETITEAAFSQRRKMLRQSLKRLGGDALIKAADLDPTLRPERLTVPEFCRLANAYSALNATDGPIP, from the coding sequence ATGACCCAGCCCCCGGCCGAGAAGACCGTCGCCGCCCGGGTGGCCGCGTTGCCGCCTCTGCGCGAAGCGATCGCCGCGGCCGGCATGTCGGCGCGCAAGTCGCTGGGACAGAACTTCCTTCTCGACCTGAACCTGACCCGCCGGATCGCCCGGTCCGCCGGGGATCTCACCGCCGGCACGACGATCGAGGTCGGCCCGGGCCCCGGCGGCCTGACCCGCGGCCTGCTTCTGGAGGGCGCCACCCATGTGGTGGCGATCGAGCGCGACGCCCGCGCCGCCGAGGTCCTTGGCCCGCTGATCGAAGCGTCGGACGGGGCCCTGACCCTGATCGAGGACGACGCGCTGAAAGTCGATCTCGCCGCTCTCGGCCCCGAGCCGAGGCGCATCGTGGCCAACCTCCCCTACAATGTCGGCACCCGCCTGCTGCTGATCTGGCTGCGCACGCCGCAGGCCTTCGAGTCCCTTACCCTGATGTTCCAGCGCGAGGTCGCCGACCGGCTGACCGCCGCCCCGGGCAGCGAGGCCTACGGCCGGCTTACGGTGCTGGTCACCTGGCTGTGCGAAGCCCGCAAGGTGATGGACGTGCCGCCCACCGCCTTCACGCCAGCGCCGAAGATCTGGTCGAGCGTGGTCCGCCTGGTGCCGCGCACCGAGCCGCTGGCCCCGGCCGACCGGACCGCGCTGGAGACGATCACCGAGGCGGCCTTCTCCCAGCGCCGCAAGATGCTGCGCCAGAGCCTGAAGCGGCTGGGCGGCGATGCGCTGATCAAGGCCGCCGACCTCGACCCGACCCTGCGGCCGGAGCGGCTGACGGTTCCGGAATTCTGCCGACTGGCCAATGCCTATTCCGCTCTCAACGCCACAGACGGGCCGATCCCATGA
- a CDS encoding GNAT family N-acetyltransferase, translating to MSADAILNETRHYENGIAIRPAAEADLPAIIALLVDDPLGKTRERLEDPVPRSYLAAFEAMTAQAGNVYLVAERAGTVIGCVQVTFIPGISREGMTRANMEGVRIASSVRGIGLGKTMMRDAIDRSREAGCGLVQLTTDARREDAQQFYAALGFKPSHIGMKLDLP from the coding sequence ATGAGCGCCGACGCGATCCTCAACGAAACCCGGCACTACGAGAACGGCATCGCCATCCGGCCCGCCGCCGAAGCCGACCTGCCGGCCATCATCGCCCTGCTGGTCGACGATCCGCTGGGCAAGACGCGCGAGCGTCTGGAGGATCCCGTCCCCCGCAGCTACCTGGCCGCCTTCGAGGCGATGACGGCGCAGGCCGGCAACGTCTATCTGGTCGCCGAACGCGCCGGCACGGTGATCGGCTGCGTCCAGGTAACCTTCATCCCCGGGATCAGCCGGGAAGGCATGACCCGGGCCAATATGGAGGGGGTGCGCATCGCCTCTTCCGTGCGGGGTATCGGCCTCGGCAAGACCATGATGCGTGACGCCATCGACCGCTCGCGCGAGGCCGGCTGCGGCCTGGTCCAGCTCACCACCGACGCCCGACGCGAGGACGCGCAGCAGTTCTATGCCGCGCTCGGGTTTAAGCCGTCCCATATCGGGATGAAGCTGGATCTCCCCTGA
- a CDS encoding HAMP domain-containing methyl-accepting chemotaxis protein, which yields MNLFKNARISTVLMCLYGALLLIVAGFGLRTMTVAVLEADQSGEVVQSAEALKETFVALQNTRRERGPVVNMLKAGDPASASFIASVQEVRSASLPSTQRLVDLCAEITCAQSVTGATIASDLEKIETLRKKVDAALKQPLADRPAGLADDWKKAATSIINQFETISSELGAQMRMVDPVIAELVSIKDAAYLTRDAVGLEATAIQAAIGEGKFTDASRAKINQLRGKGQAGWQQLTELMARPGIAPALMTDLAKATQSVTKEYPQKREAIETAVNEGKADTVDRDAWEALNGRVLDSLVAICMTALDQTIGYAGDEAAASWMVVYLVGALLVGLVILGIVSLQVIRRRVTGPIQHITQTMRDVSGGDLAADVPYLDRKDEIGGMAATLETFKQALIRQRESDEAAKTEAEAKLKRAQAMQEIIAGFQKVVADLIQRLASSATEMQASAQSMTETADRTESQSATVERASSMASSNVESAAAAAEELTSSIAEIGRELEQATQIAGRAVEAASKTNQTVQGLEVSSQAIGDVVRLIQDIAEQTNLLALNATIEAARAGDAGKGFAVVASEVKALATQTASATQEISGRIEEMQTATQSSVTSIQEIVKVIGEINQIATVIAAAVEEQTAATQEIARNVTEASRGTTEVSSNISGVSDAARQTGTAASQVLSAADDLNRQSSTLETEVGQFIRSVQAL from the coding sequence GTGAATTTATTTAAAAACGCGCGCATCTCGACAGTGCTGATGTGTCTGTACGGCGCGCTGCTGCTCATCGTCGCCGGCTTCGGACTGCGCACCATGACGGTGGCGGTGCTCGAAGCCGACCAGTCGGGCGAGGTGGTGCAGTCTGCTGAAGCGTTGAAGGAGACCTTCGTCGCGCTGCAGAACACCCGGCGCGAACGCGGCCCGGTGGTCAACATGCTGAAGGCCGGCGATCCCGCGAGCGCTTCGTTCATCGCGTCCGTCCAGGAGGTCCGCAGCGCGTCGCTGCCGTCGACCCAGCGGCTGGTGGACCTGTGCGCCGAGATCACCTGCGCCCAGTCGGTGACGGGCGCCACGATCGCCAGCGATCTGGAGAAGATCGAAACCCTGCGCAAGAAGGTCGACGCCGCGCTCAAGCAGCCGCTGGCGGATCGTCCGGCGGGTCTGGCCGACGACTGGAAGAAGGCCGCGACCAGCATCATCAATCAGTTCGAGACGATCTCCAGCGAGCTCGGCGCCCAGATGCGGATGGTCGATCCGGTCATCGCCGAGCTGGTGTCGATCAAGGACGCCGCCTATCTGACGCGCGATGCCGTCGGCCTCGAGGCGACCGCGATTCAGGCCGCCATCGGCGAGGGCAAATTCACCGACGCCTCGCGGGCCAAGATCAACCAGCTCCGCGGCAAGGGCCAGGCCGGCTGGCAGCAGCTCACCGAGCTGATGGCGCGCCCCGGCATCGCGCCGGCGCTGATGACCGACCTGGCCAAGGCGACCCAGAGCGTCACCAAGGAATACCCGCAGAAGCGTGAGGCCATCGAGACCGCCGTCAATGAGGGCAAGGCCGACACGGTCGACCGCGACGCGTGGGAGGCCCTGAACGGCCGCGTGCTCGACAGTCTGGTGGCGATCTGCATGACCGCGCTGGATCAGACCATCGGCTATGCCGGCGACGAGGCCGCCGCGAGCTGGATGGTGGTGTATCTGGTCGGCGCCCTCCTGGTCGGCTTGGTGATCCTCGGCATCGTCAGCCTGCAGGTGATCCGCCGCCGCGTTACCGGCCCGATCCAGCACATCACGCAGACCATGCGCGACGTGTCGGGTGGCGACCTGGCTGCGGACGTCCCCTATCTCGACCGCAAGGACGAGATCGGCGGCATGGCCGCCACCCTGGAGACCTTCAAGCAGGCGCTGATCCGCCAGCGCGAAAGCGACGAGGCGGCGAAGACGGAAGCCGAGGCCAAGCTGAAGCGGGCCCAGGCCATGCAGGAGATCATCGCCGGTTTCCAGAAGGTGGTCGCCGACCTGATCCAGCGCCTGGCCTCCTCGGCCACCGAGATGCAGGCGTCGGCCCAGTCGATGACCGAGACCGCCGACCGCACCGAGTCCCAGTCCGCCACCGTGGAGCGGGCCTCGTCCATGGCCTCCAGCAACGTGGAAAGCGCCGCGGCCGCCGCCGAGGAGCTCACCAGCTCGATCGCCGAGATCGGCCGCGAACTCGAGCAGGCGACCCAGATCGCCGGCCGGGCCGTGGAGGCCGCCTCGAAGACCAACCAGACGGTCCAGGGCCTGGAAGTTTCCAGCCAGGCGATCGGCGACGTCGTCCGCCTGATCCAGGACATCGCCGAACAGACCAACCTGCTGGCCCTGAACGCGACGATCGAGGCCGCCCGCGCCGGCGACGCCGGCAAGGGCTTTGCGGTCGTGGCGTCGGAGGTGAAGGCCCTGGCGACCCAGACCGCCAGCGCCACCCAGGAGATCAGCGGCCGCATCGAGGAGATGCAGACCGCGACCCAGAGCTCCGTCACCTCGATCCAGGAGATCGTGAAGGTCATCGGCGAGATCAACCAGATCGCCACCGTGATCGCCGCGGCCGTGGAAGAGCAGACGGCCGCGACCCAGGAGATCGCCCGCAACGTCACCGAGGCGTCCCGCGGGACGACCGAAGTGTCGAGCAACATCTCCGGCGTGTCGGACGCGGCCCGTCAGACCGGCACCGCCGCGTCCCAGGTGCTGTCGGCGGCCGACGACCTGAACCGGCAGTCGTCGACCCTGGAGACCGAGGTCGGGCAGTTCATCCGCTCGGTGCAGGCGCTCTAA
- a CDS encoding thiamine pyrophosphate-binding protein, which yields MASDGDNRPTGAEAMVRMLEAHGVTHMFGLCGDTTLPFYDALARLDHNIHHILTRDERHAAYMADGYARVTGKPGVCEGPSGGGATYILPGLVEANESSVPILAITTDVSTTARGRYPLTELDQVSMMRPLTKWNTSLDDASRLPAMMRTAFRAMTTGRPGAVHLALPFDTQKGYVDAGELWADPRHQTYPAERAGADPDAIREAAKILGKAKSAVAICGGGPVIAGAEAPLARLAALLDLPIATTVSGQGAIAETDPRAVGVVGTNGGVQSTRDVVEAADVVLFIGCRAGSVTTERWRWPSTDKSIIHIDSDPMVIGANYSTAVAICADARLALDALEAELEGMSGLAQQNGVERAAAAWKGKLDAYGPLAASQERPIKPEVVIQGLMDILDDDAVIVADPGTPCPYFSAHYRWRIPGRHFITNRAHGALGYSLAAAMGAQVGRPNAQVLSVMGDGSFGFCCGEYETIVRNKLPIKSVVFSNAVYGWIKAGQDSGFGKRYYNVDFNRTDHAAVASAFGVKSWTVEDPAEFKSVMKQALEHDGPTLVDVISQPLHEAAAPVSEWIA from the coding sequence ATGGCGAGTGACGGCGACAATCGGCCGACAGGGGCGGAAGCCATGGTGCGCATGCTGGAGGCCCATGGCGTAACTCATATGTTCGGGCTGTGCGGCGACACGACGCTGCCGTTCTATGACGCGCTCGCGCGGCTCGACCACAACATCCACCACATCCTGACCCGCGACGAACGCCACGCCGCGTACATGGCCGACGGCTATGCCCGCGTCACCGGCAAGCCCGGGGTCTGCGAGGGTCCCTCCGGCGGCGGGGCGACCTACATCCTGCCGGGGCTGGTGGAGGCCAACGAGAGCTCCGTGCCGATCCTGGCCATCACCACCGACGTGTCGACCACGGCGCGCGGCCGCTATCCTCTGACGGAACTCGACCAGGTGTCGATGATGCGGCCGCTGACCAAGTGGAACACCAGCCTGGACGATGCCAGCCGCCTGCCGGCGATGATGCGCACCGCCTTCCGGGCGATGACCACCGGCCGGCCCGGGGCGGTCCACCTGGCGCTGCCGTTCGACACCCAGAAAGGCTACGTGGACGCGGGCGAGCTCTGGGCCGATCCGCGCCACCAGACCTACCCGGCCGAGCGCGCCGGCGCCGATCCGGACGCGATCCGCGAGGCTGCGAAGATCCTCGGCAAGGCCAAGTCGGCGGTCGCGATCTGCGGCGGCGGCCCGGTCATCGCCGGGGCCGAGGCGCCGCTGGCGCGTCTGGCCGCACTCCTGGATCTGCCGATCGCCACCACCGTGTCGGGGCAGGGCGCCATCGCCGAGACCGACCCCCGCGCCGTCGGCGTCGTCGGCACCAATGGCGGCGTGCAGTCGACCCGCGACGTGGTGGAGGCGGCCGACGTGGTGCTGTTCATCGGCTGCCGGGCCGGCTCGGTGACGACCGAGCGGTGGCGCTGGCCGTCGACCGACAAGAGCATCATCCATATCGACAGCGACCCGATGGTGATCGGCGCCAACTACTCCACCGCCGTGGCGATCTGTGCCGATGCCCGTCTGGCGCTGGACGCCTTGGAGGCCGAGCTGGAGGGGATGTCGGGTCTCGCCCAGCAGAACGGCGTCGAGCGCGCCGCCGCCGCCTGGAAGGGCAAGCTGGACGCCTATGGCCCGCTGGCGGCGAGCCAGGAGCGGCCGATCAAGCCGGAAGTGGTGATCCAGGGCCTGATGGACATCCTGGACGACGACGCGGTGATCGTCGCCGATCCGGGCACGCCGTGTCCGTATTTCTCGGCCCATTACCGCTGGCGCATTCCGGGCCGGCACTTCATCACCAACCGGGCCCACGGGGCGCTCGGCTACTCGCTGGCCGCCGCCATGGGCGCGCAGGTCGGACGGCCGAACGCCCAGGTCCTGTCGGTCATGGGAGACGGGTCCTTCGGCTTCTGCTGCGGCGAATACGAGACGATCGTGCGCAACAAGCTGCCGATCAAGTCGGTGGTGTTCTCCAATGCGGTCTACGGCTGGATCAAGGCCGGCCAGGATTCCGGCTTCGGCAAGCGGTACTACAACGTCGACTTCAATCGCACCGACCACGCGGCGGTCGCCAGCGCCTTTGGCGTGAAGTCCTGGACCGTCGAGGATCCGGCGGAGTTCAAGTCGGTCATGAAGCAGGCCCTGGAGCATGACGGCCCGACCCTGGTCGACGTCATCTCCCAGCCGCTGCACGAGGCGGCGGCGCCGGTGTCGGAGTGGATCGCCTGA
- a CDS encoding DUF983 domain-containing protein: protein MSERPIGLGVRRGLRLKCPQCGEGRLFRKYLKVSDHCECCGADNTVYPSDDAPPYLSLFLVGHLLMPFIVMMSRDMDPPIWVMASIWLPLTLACCMISLPYMKGMVVGFAWALGVKHPDAET from the coding sequence ATGAGTGAACGGCCGATCGGACTTGGTGTGCGCAGGGGCCTGCGCCTGAAATGCCCGCAATGCGGCGAAGGGCGCCTCTTCCGCAAGTATTTGAAGGTCTCTGACCACTGCGAGTGCTGCGGGGCGGACAACACCGTCTATCCGAGCGATGATGCGCCGCCGTATCTGTCGCTGTTCCTGGTCGGCCACTTGCTGATGCCGTTCATCGTGATGATGTCGCGGGACATGGATCCGCCGATCTGGGTGATGGCGTCGATCTGGCTGCCGCTGACATTGGCCTGCTGCATGATCTCGCTGCCCTACATGAAGGGCATGGTCGTCGGTTTCGCCTGGGCGCTGGGCGTGAAGCACCCGGACGCCGAAACCTGA